One stretch of Hevea brasiliensis isolate MT/VB/25A 57/8 chromosome 12, ASM3005281v1, whole genome shotgun sequence DNA includes these proteins:
- the LOC131171278 gene encoding uncharacterized acetyltransferase At3g50280-like produces the protein MNPKAVQHISECLIKPQRILQETMHPWYLTPWDLLMLSVHYIQKGLLFAKPTPYQDFNIMDLLEKLKHSIALTLVHFYPLSGRLASSKTEDPASYVVYVDCSNSPGARFVYATLDMTVSDILSPTYVPLVVQSFFDHDKALNHDGHVRSLVTIQVTELVDGVFIGCSMNHAMGDGASFWHFLNTLSEIFQAQGGDVQISRPPVLERWFPDGCGPIISLPFTHHDQFLCPFEAPLLRERIFHFSSESITKLKAKANAEYNTNKISSFQSLSAFMWRCIIRIRHLPHDQITSCRLACNNRSRLNPPLSPNYFGNCINALRASTTAGELLEHNLGWAAWLVHEAVVNQGDQEIRERLDSWIKSPSLYHIGQMFDPYSVMMGSSPRFNKYGCEFGMGKALTLRSGYAHKFSGKVSAYPGREGGGSVDLEVCLPPDSMIALESDEEFMDAMA, from the coding sequence ATGAATCCCAAAGCTGTACAGCACATCTCAGAATGCTTAATCAAGCCTCAACGCATCTTACAAGAAACAATGCATCCTTGGTATTTGACACCATGGGATCTTCTTATGCTTTCTGTTCATTATATCCAAAAGGGCCTTCTTTTTGCCAAACCAACACCATATCAAGACTTCAATATCATGGATCTGTTGGAAAAGCTCAAGCATTCCATCGCTCTCACTCTTGTCCATTTCTACCCCCTCTCTGGCCGCCTTGCATCCTCAAAGACTGAAGACCCCGCTTCCTATGTGGTCTACGTCGATTGCAGTAATAGCCCAGGAGCCAGATTTGTCTATGCAACTCTGGACATGACAGTTTCCGACATTCTTTCACCCACTTATGTACCACTGGTGGTTCAGTCTTTTTTCGACCACGATAAGGCTCTTAACCATGATGGGCATGTCCGGTCTTTGGTTACAATTCAAGTCACAGAACTCGTCGATGGCGTCTTTATTGGGTGTTCTATGAACCATGCTATGGGTGATGGAGCTTCTTTCTGGCATTTCTTGAACACCTTGTCTGAAATTTTTCAAGCACAGGGAGGTGATGTTCAGATCTCACGCCCACCTGTTCTCGAGCGCTGGTTTCCTGATGGTTGTGGTCCGATAATCAGTCTTCCATTTACCCACCATGACCAGTTCTTATGCCCATTTGAAGCACCCTTGCTCAGAGAGAGGATCTTCCACTTCTCATCAGAATCCataacaaaactcaaagcaaaagcAAATGCAGAATACAACACCAACAAGATTTCCTCTTTCCAGTCCCTGTCTGCATTCATGTGGAGGTGCATAATCCGAATCCGTCATCTACCACATGATCAAATAACAAGCTGCAGGCTGGCTTGCAATAATAGATCGAGATTGAACCCACCTCTGTCTCCAAACTACTTTGGGAACTGTATTAATGCTCTTAGAGCTTCAACCACAGCAGGTGAACTGCTAGAGCACAATCTTGGTTGGGCAGCATGGCTAGTCCACGAGGCTGTTGTTAATCAAGGGGATCAGGAGATCAGGGAGCGTCTTGACTCGTGGATTAAATCGCCCTCTCTTTATCATATAGGTCAGATGTTTGATCCCTATAGTGTGATGATGGGGAGTTCACCGAGGTTCAACAAGTATGGATGTGAATTTGGAATGGGGAAAGCTTTGACACTTCGAAGTGGGTATGCACACAAATTCAGTGGGAAAGTGTCAGCCTACCCGGGACGTGAAGGTGGGGGAAGTGTGGATTTGGAGGTTTGCCTTCCCCCAGATTCAATGATTGCTCTAGAGTCTGATGAAGAATTCATGGATGCCATGGCTTAG